The following are from one region of the Candidatus Acidulodesulfobacterium ferriphilum genome:
- a CDS encoding alanine--glyoxylate aminotransferase family protein encodes MQKKYLLAPGPTPVPERALADMALPIIHHRAPEYSVILQEVRDNLKYLFQTKQEVLIFTSSGTGAMEGCVSNLLSAGDHALAVRGGKFGERWFDICKAYSVNVKAIDVEWGHTVSPGAIEDALKNDPEIKAVYIQASETSTGVYHPVKEIADIIKKRENTILIVDAITALGVVSIPQDEWGIDVIVTGSQKALMLPPGLAFASLSEKAWSFVEKSTLPKYYFNFKKEKKSLEKNQNAYTPNVQLIIGLREVLREIKEEGLEKVFERHARLANATRLAVQALGLKLYTADKPSNALTAVWAPDGMDAGKITKLIREKYGITIAGGQDAAKGRIFRIAHLGYAGCFDVITAISALEAVLKELGYKFELGIGLKAAQKALFGE; translated from the coding sequence ATGCAAAAAAAGTATTTATTGGCACCGGGTCCCACTCCTGTTCCAGAGCGCGCCTTAGCCGATATGGCGCTTCCTATTATACATCACAGGGCTCCAGAATATTCGGTTATACTTCAAGAGGTTAGAGATAATTTAAAATATTTATTCCAGACGAAACAGGAGGTTTTAATATTTACATCAAGCGGGACGGGGGCTATGGAAGGCTGCGTGTCAAATCTCCTTTCGGCGGGAGATCATGCGCTTGCGGTAAGAGGGGGAAAATTTGGAGAAAGATGGTTCGATATATGCAAAGCATATTCCGTTAATGTAAAAGCTATAGATGTCGAATGGGGGCACACCGTTTCTCCCGGGGCTATAGAAGACGCCCTAAAAAATGACCCCGAAATAAAAGCGGTCTATATTCAAGCCTCTGAAACATCGACAGGCGTTTATCACCCGGTAAAAGAGATTGCGGACATCATTAAAAAACGGGAAAATACCATTCTTATAGTTGATGCAATTACCGCACTCGGAGTTGTCAGTATTCCGCAGGATGAGTGGGGAATAGATGTGATTGTTACCGGCTCGCAGAAAGCGCTTATGCTTCCCCCCGGGCTTGCATTTGCTTCTCTTAGCGAGAAAGCCTGGAGTTTTGTCGAAAAATCTACTCTTCCCAAATATTACTTTAACTTCAAAAAAGAAAAGAAGTCGTTAGAAAAAAATCAAAATGCTTACACCCCTAATGTACAGCTTATAATTGGATTAAGAGAGGTGTTAAGAGAGATTAAGGAGGAAGGGCTGGAAAAAGTCTTTGAAAGGCATGCAAGGCTTGCAAATGCCACAAGATTGGCAGTTCAAGCTTTAGGTTTAAAACTTTATACGGCAGATAAACCTTCTAATGCTCTCACGGCTGTTTGGGCGCCCGATGGAATGGATGCGGGAAAAATAACAAAGCTTATAAGGGAAAAATACGGCATCACTATCGCCGGCGGGCAGGATGCCGCAAAAGGCAGGATATTTAGAATAGCGCATTTAGGTTACGCAGGCTGCTTTGATGTAATAACCGCTATTTCCGCATTAGAAGCTGTTTTAAAAGAATTAGGCTATAAATTTGAACTTGGCATCGGACTTAAAGCCGCTCAAAAAGCCCTTTTTGGCGAGTAA
- a CDS encoding LysM peptidoglycan-binding domain-containing protein, whose translation MKRLKGYGLCTFLILILFISTTRHVFASNLNNQDFIQIRFKTSKYNNKIKNKVNRQGSASVVIVNSTVAGNAPDKTPKSSKNNITDTPKNSKENSKRVLIKKPEQKSAGSLSREANADLIKSGLLAKSGDLANYKKNISHIFPMIINKEIVHYIHYYQTAGRKFFKYALSRSERYIPMIKKVFNKLGIPNDLAYLAMIESGFSPTAYSYAGASGMWQFIPSTGRLFGLTTNWWVDERRNPVESTYAAGRYLRDLFNKFGSWYLAAAAYNSGELTIERALSLYPGGNFWTISQNRPYLLPGQTRRYVPKIIAAAIIAKDPENFGFHNIIYKKPIKFKQVNVPFSVNLYALAKCAGISEYTLWHMNQDLLRNATPPNDPGFMLNIPASKYKIFMKNFKHIQKYINQEPQVINTSYERSENNVYYTVIPGDTLMGIASKYGISLGTLERYNGLNNYSVLRVGERITIPGINAKGAVYRNITNNAYYTVLPGDTLMGIASKYGISLGTLERYNGLNNYSVLRVGERITIPGISHIKTAPANLQLAYVVVKPGMTLWSISHDYNVSLNTIRIINHISGNDIHAGEKIFIKRQNFNSRYSYIHNNHPQANQGFLHYRVKFGDSLYSIALKFHGNIKNIMADNNIKNPNAIYPGEILKINQ comes from the coding sequence ATGAAAAGATTAAAAGGCTACGGCTTGTGCACCTTTTTAATTTTGATATTATTTATTTCAACGACCCGCCATGTCTTTGCATCAAATCTTAATAACCAGGATTTTATTCAGATAAGATTTAAAACATCTAAATATAACAACAAAATAAAAAACAAGGTTAACCGTCAAGGCTCCGCAAGCGTAGTCATAGTAAACTCAACCGTTGCGGGTAACGCTCCAGACAAGACTCCAAAATCATCAAAAAACAATATAACCGATACGCCGAAGAATAGTAAAGAAAATTCTAAGCGGGTTTTAATAAAAAAACCGGAGCAAAAATCGGCGGGTTCCCTCAGCCGCGAAGCAAACGCCGATTTAATTAAATCCGGACTTTTAGCAAAAAGCGGCGACCTCGCAAATTACAAAAAAAACATATCCCATATATTCCCGATGATAATAAATAAAGAAATCGTCCATTACATACATTATTATCAAACCGCGGGTAGAAAATTTTTTAAATATGCTCTTTCAAGGTCCGAAAGATATATTCCGATGATAAAGAAGGTTTTTAATAAGTTAGGCATACCAAACGATTTGGCATACCTTGCCATGATTGAAAGCGGCTTTTCCCCTACCGCTTATTCTTATGCCGGGGCCAGCGGAATGTGGCAGTTTATCCCATCTACGGGAAGGCTGTTTGGTTTAACCACAAACTGGTGGGTCGATGAAAGAAGAAACCCAGTTGAATCCACTTATGCCGCAGGCAGATATTTAAGAGATCTCTTCAATAAGTTCGGTTCGTGGTATCTTGCCGCCGCGGCTTATAATTCCGGCGAGTTAACCATTGAAAGGGCTCTATCGCTATATCCGGGAGGAAATTTCTGGACAATATCCCAAAATAGGCCGTATCTTTTGCCCGGGCAAACAAGGAGATATGTCCCTAAAATAATTGCCGCCGCAATTATTGCGAAAGACCCCGAAAATTTTGGGTTTCACAATATAATCTATAAAAAACCTATCAAATTTAAACAGGTCAATGTTCCTTTTTCCGTCAATTTATACGCTCTTGCAAAATGCGCCGGTATTTCGGAATATACGCTGTGGCATATGAATCAAGACCTTTTAAGAAATGCAACCCCGCCGAATGATCCTGGATTTATGCTTAATATACCCGCAAGTAAATATAAAATTTTTATGAAAAATTTTAAGCATATCCAAAAATATATTAATCAAGAACCTCAGGTCATTAACACATCTTATGAAAGATCGGAAAATAATGTTTATTATACCGTCATTCCAGGAGACACGCTTATGGGGATCGCTTCCAAATATGGAATATCCCTCGGAACATTAGAGAGGTATAACGGGCTTAATAACTATTCCGTCCTCAGGGTAGGAGAAAGAATTACCATTCCGGGCATAAACGCAAAGGGGGCGGTTTATAGGAACATAACAAATAATGCTTATTATACTGTTCTGCCCGGCGACACCCTTATGGGGATCGCTTCCAAATATGGAATATCCCTCGGAACATTAGAGAGGTATAACGGGCTTAATAACTATTCCGTCCTCAGGGTAGGAGAAAGAATTACCATTCCGGGCATATCCCATATAAAGACGGCACCGGCAAATCTTCAGCTTGCCTATGTAGTTGTTAAACCTGGTATGACGCTATGGAGCATATCGCATGACTATAATGTCTCTTTAAATACGATAAGGATTATAAATCATATATCAGGAAACGATATCCATGCCGGAGAAAAAATATTCATAAAAAGGCAAAACTTTAATAGCAGATACTCTTATATTCATAATAATCACCCTCAAGCAAATCAAGGCTTTTTACATTATCGGGTAAAATTTGGAGATTCTTTATATTCGATTGCCTTAAAATTTCATGGCAATATTAAGAATATTATGGCCGACAACAATATTAAGAACCCTAACGCAATTTATCCGGGGGAAATTCTTAAAATAAATCAGTGA
- a CDS encoding molybdopterin molybdenumtransferase MoeA → MTSFDEALKILNSVKIKVKSENIPLLDSLNRVAYRDVPSKLDLPAEDNSAMDGYALKSSLTQNITSGELRLEIEPDTIYAGDNSKKNIREDRAVKIMTGGYLPDKLDAVLPLEDAKVIGGRLIITSPIKSNKNVRKKGEDIKEGDKILDKNTRLTPEVIALLASCNIKKINVYEKIPVSIISTGNEILTLNQKFRYGRVFNSNGILAELFLSQNGCSVVKNVVCKDNLTVIKNAIRTALKSSKIIITSAGASFGEKDFTEKALIESGLNIKFRQVAIKPAKPFSFGLFNNNIPVFMLPGNPMAFFTCLVVFLKPFIGNQIDIKNSVRTAKSRSLFKYIKNHKRREFIPAYTYSKNGCFYSEDYKKHGPAMISALGNINSVVSIPENTFEIKEDDYIDVYFI, encoded by the coding sequence ATGACCAGCTTTGATGAAGCTTTAAAGATATTAAATTCCGTTAAAATCAAGGTAAAATCAGAAAACATCCCCTTATTGGATTCTTTAAATAGGGTAGCTTACCGGGATGTGCCGTCAAAATTAGACCTTCCTGCCGAGGATAATTCGGCAATGGACGGTTATGCCCTAAAATCTTCGCTAACGCAAAATATAACTTCGGGGGAATTAAGATTAGAAATAGAGCCTGATACGATATATGCCGGGGATAACTCGAAAAAAAATATCAGGGAAGACAGGGCAGTAAAAATAATGACCGGCGGCTATTTACCTGACAAATTAGACGCCGTTTTGCCTTTAGAGGATGCAAAGGTTATAGGCGGCCGCCTCATCATAACATCGCCTATTAAGTCAAATAAAAATGTCCGGAAAAAGGGCGAGGACATAAAAGAAGGGGACAAGATTTTAGATAAAAACACCCGATTAACGCCGGAAGTCATTGCCTTACTTGCTTCTTGCAATATTAAAAAGATTAATGTATATGAAAAAATCCCCGTCTCGATAATTTCAACGGGTAATGAGATATTGACTTTAAATCAAAAATTCAGGTATGGCAGGGTTTTTAACTCAAATGGAATATTGGCAGAACTTTTTTTATCTCAAAACGGCTGTTCGGTGGTGAAAAATGTCGTATGCAAAGACAATTTGACCGTAATTAAAAATGCGATAAGAACGGCTTTGAAATCAAGCAAGATTATAATAACTTCGGCCGGGGCATCCTTTGGAGAAAAGGACTTTACGGAAAAAGCGCTTATCGAATCAGGGCTTAATATTAAATTCAGGCAGGTTGCCATAAAGCCTGCCAAACCATTTTCATTTGGACTCTTTAATAACAACATACCCGTATTTATGCTTCCGGGTAATCCTATGGCATTTTTTACCTGTTTAGTCGTCTTTTTAAAGCCGTTTATCGGAAACCAGATTGACATAAAAAATAGTGTTAGAACCGCAAAATCACGGTCTTTATTTAAATATATCAAAAACCATAAAAGGAGAGAATTTATTCCTGCCTACACTTACAGTAAAAATGGATGCTTTTATTCCGAAGATTACAAAAAACACGGTCCGGCAATGATTAGCGCCCTCGGCAACATAAACTCCGTTGTATCAATCCCCGAGAATACCTTTGAAATAAAAGAAGACGATTATATCGATGTTTATTTTATATAA
- a CDS encoding sigma-54-dependent Fis family transcriptional regulator, translating into MQKNRILIVDDEESLVYVLKKLLEDEFIIDTATDGEKAISYIQQNEYFAVFLDIRIPKINGMEVLSYTKKLPYKPNVIIMTAQNTMINAIDAMKKGAYDYITKPFELDEIVGIINKIKKDEYSKTGEGLRSDDFLDTLLVGKSKTMQEVFKTIGKLSHNNLTVLILGESGTGKELVARAIHLNSIRSDKPFVVVNTPSVPSELLESELFGHEKGSYTGANEKREGKFVQANGGTIFLDEIGDMPLNLQAKLLRVLQEKEVEHIGSNKPIKIDVRIIAATNKNLKTMIKDSKFREDLYYRLNVIEITLPPLRERKSDIPILANFFIKKFAKEFFIPEKQLNEDAMIYLQSYNFPGNIRELENAVRRAMVMSPSSILTPEDFKEIINTGNIIPQKYAKDQISDIGSFEDIIRQRIKTYIEKIKNTNLNDVYKTIIGTTEKTVIEEILNICKCNQIKASQLLGINRNTLRKKIKEYNINLKSPK; encoded by the coding sequence ATGCAAAAAAATAGAATATTAATAGTCGATGACGAAGAAAGTTTGGTATATGTACTGAAAAAGCTTTTAGAAGATGAATTCATAATAGATACCGCAACGGATGGAGAAAAGGCAATCTCCTATATTCAGCAGAATGAATACTTTGCCGTATTTTTAGACATTAGAATCCCAAAAATAAACGGTATGGAGGTTCTATCATATACAAAGAAATTACCCTACAAACCTAATGTCATTATAATGACCGCTCAAAATACCATGATAAATGCCATAGATGCAATGAAGAAAGGGGCTTACGATTACATAACCAAACCGTTTGAACTGGACGAAATTGTAGGCATAATTAATAAAATTAAAAAGGACGAATATTCAAAAACGGGGGAAGGGCTTAGAAGCGATGATTTTCTTGATACGCTATTAGTCGGGAAATCAAAGACTATGCAAGAAGTTTTCAAAACGATAGGTAAATTATCCCACAATAATCTTACCGTATTAATTCTGGGGGAATCCGGCACGGGCAAGGAATTGGTCGCAAGAGCCATACATTTAAACAGCATAAGAAGCGATAAGCCGTTTGTAGTGGTAAATACCCCGTCGGTTCCTTCAGAACTGCTTGAATCGGAGCTGTTTGGCCATGAAAAGGGGTCATACACCGGAGCAAATGAAAAAAGGGAAGGTAAATTCGTTCAGGCAAACGGCGGCACCATATTCCTTGACGAAATCGGGGATATGCCGTTAAACCTGCAGGCCAAACTTTTAAGGGTATTGCAGGAGAAGGAGGTCGAACACATTGGATCAAACAAACCTATAAAGATAGATGTGAGGATTATAGCGGCTACCAATAAAAATCTAAAAACAATGATTAAAGATTCGAAATTTAGAGAGGATTTATATTACAGGCTAAATGTCATAGAAATAACATTGCCTCCGTTAAGAGAAAGGAAATCCGATATACCGATTTTGGCAAACTTTTTTATTAAAAAATTCGCAAAAGAGTTTTTTATTCCCGAAAAGCAGCTAAATGAAGACGCAATGATATACCTGCAATCTTACAATTTCCCCGGAAATATAAGAGAGCTTGAAAACGCCGTAAGAAGGGCAATGGTTATGTCTCCATCTTCCATATTAACGCCCGAAGATTTTAAAGAGATAATCAATACGGGTAATATAATACCGCAAAAATATGCAAAGGATCAGATAAGCGATATCGGCTCTTTCGAGGATATTATAAGGCAACGCATAAAAACCTATATAGAAAAAATTAAAAATACCAATTTAAATGATGTATATAAAACAATTATAGGAACAACCGAAAAGACGGTTATAGAGGAAATACTTAATATATGCAAATGCAATCAGATAAAAGCCTCTCAACTATTGGGAATAAACAGGAACACCTTAAGAAAAAAAATTAAAGAATATAATATTAATTTGAAAAGTCCAAAATAA
- a CDS encoding cation transporter — MIGINLNPTINRENIFNKLRFISYIGISINLILTLAKFYIGITGHSTALVADGFNSLSDIFAGFVVYLSFKISSKPEDKEHPYGHAKAEMIATFVVALILFLFGFSIIAGSSLKLYFHQYEKPALDTLIVALSTVIIKEILYKWTLRWGKLLKSSGLVATAYDHRSDVFASIAVVIGILFAIKGYFYMDPIAGIVVSFFIFRLAVKLIKESIGNLMDESPPAFVIDKIKAVITGVKGVERITSIKVRKSGPYLYIDVEIEINPNMTVKMSHDIAENVKERLIISNPYINEVMVHINPYDSHMAK; from the coding sequence ATTATTGGTATAAATTTGAATCCAACCATTAATCGAGAAAATATATTTAACAAATTAAGATTTATATCCTATATCGGCATATCTATAAATCTGATTTTAACGCTGGCCAAGTTTTATATCGGGATTACCGGGCATTCTACTGCTCTTGTGGCGGACGGCTTCAATTCACTCTCCGATATATTCGCAGGTTTTGTTGTTTATCTGTCTTTTAAAATATCAAGCAAACCTGAAGATAAGGAGCATCCATACGGTCATGCAAAGGCTGAAATGATCGCTACTTTTGTTGTTGCCTTAATTCTGTTTCTTTTCGGGTTTTCGATTATAGCAGGGTCGTCTTTAAAACTCTATTTCCATCAATACGAAAAGCCTGCTTTAGATACATTAATCGTTGCATTATCGACCGTTATCATAAAGGAAATTCTTTATAAATGGACTTTAAGATGGGGAAAACTTTTAAAATCCTCGGGTTTGGTTGCTACGGCTTACGATCACAGGAGCGATGTTTTTGCGTCGATTGCTGTTGTAATCGGCATTTTGTTTGCAATAAAGGGCTATTTTTATATGGACCCTATTGCCGGAATTGTCGTTAGTTTTTTTATTTTTCGGCTTGCGGTAAAACTTATAAAGGAATCTATCGGTAATCTTATGGATGAAAGCCCGCCCGCCTTTGTTATAGATAAAATAAAAGCCGTGATTACAGGAGTAAAAGGGGTAGAAAGAATTACAAGCATAAAGGTCAGAAAGTCGGGGCCATATCTGTATATAGATGTCGAAATAGAGATTAATCCGAATATGACCGTGAAAATGTCCCATGATATTGCGGAAAATGTTAAAGAAAGATTAATAATTTCAAATCCGTACATAAACGAGGTTATGGTTCATATAAACCCCTATGATAGTCACATGGCCAAATAA
- a CDS encoding phosphoribosylglycinamide formyltransferase yields MTSNSNKINPQDNKNCVILASGNGSNALNIINHFLTGKKNNGINIVAVVSNIAAAPVIEKVKKIAPFIPVFAVPFNNLSERDAFESELEKIIKNYGVELIILAGFMKVLSKEFVSKFSHKIINIHPSLLPSFKGKDAIKKAYDYGVKYTGVTVHYVTEEVDSGPIILQEVVKIEEDDTIESLEAKIHNIEHKIYPVALELLANKAYKAG; encoded by the coding sequence ATGACCTCAAATTCAAATAAAATTAATCCGCAAGATAATAAAAATTGCGTTATTTTAGCATCAGGCAACGGTTCAAATGCTTTAAATATAATTAATCATTTTTTGACCGGCAAAAAAAATAATGGTATTAACATAGTTGCCGTTGTTTCCAATATAGCGGCCGCCCCCGTGATAGAAAAAGTAAAAAAAATAGCCCCGTTTATTCCCGTTTTTGCCGTACCTTTTAATAATTTATCGGAAAGAGATGCATTTGAGAGCGAACTTGAAAAGATAATTAAAAATTACGGCGTTGAATTGATTATTCTTGCAGGGTTTATGAAAGTGCTCTCCAAAGAATTCGTGTCAAAGTTTTCACATAAGATAATTAATATACATCCCTCACTTCTGCCGTCTTTTAAAGGGAAAGACGCAATTAAAAAGGCTTATGATTACGGCGTAAAATATACAGGAGTGACTGTACATTATGTAACGGAGGAAGTTGATTCCGGGCCTATAATATTGCAAGAGGTTGTTAAAATAGAGGAAGATGATACTATCGAATCGTTAGAGGCAAAAATACATAATATCGAGCATAAAATTTATCCTGTCGCTTTAGAGTTGCTGGCAAATAAGGCTTATAAGGCGGGGTAA
- a CDS encoding phosphoribosylformylglycinamidine cyclo-ligase, whose translation MDYKNAGVDIEAGKKAVFDISSIVKSTYTKGVIDNFGLFGSLFSIGELNFKNPVLVSGTDGVGTKLKVAFAANKHDTIGVDLVAMSVNDIACLGAKPLFFLDYISTSNLKPDVITEIVSGIAEGCKLAKCSLLGGEMAEMPSFYLKDEYDLAGFAVGIVEKDEIINGSNIEEGDKIIGVASSGLHSNGYSLARKIIFELMGLNINDVLLSSGKTAGEVLLEPTMIYSELIQNLKKNFKIKGIAHITGGGLPENLIRILPDNITAKIDKSSWKMPELFNILKERGGIEDNEFYKVFNAGIGLAIVVDKNVLNDALYFINDFEYINSKRFAAYEIGEAVFSKKSAKDVMLY comes from the coding sequence ATGGATTATAAAAACGCAGGTGTTGACATAGAGGCAGGAAAAAAAGCGGTTTTTGATATTTCCTCGATAGTGAAAAGCACTTACACTAAAGGGGTTATCGATAACTTTGGTTTATTCGGTTCGTTATTTTCTATAGGCGAGCTCAATTTTAAAAATCCGGTTCTGGTTTCTGGAACGGACGGGGTGGGAACAAAACTTAAGGTCGCCTTTGCCGCAAATAAACACGACACTATAGGCGTTGACCTTGTTGCGATGAGCGTTAACGATATTGCATGTTTGGGAGCTAAACCGCTTTTTTTTCTCGATTACATATCCACTTCGAACTTAAAGCCCGATGTTATTACGGAAATCGTCTCTGGGATAGCGGAGGGGTGTAAATTGGCGAAATGTTCGCTTCTGGGGGGCGAGATGGCTGAAATGCCCTCTTTTTACCTGAAAGATGAATACGATTTAGCCGGCTTTGCCGTAGGCATAGTTGAAAAGGATGAAATTATTAACGGTTCTAATATCGAGGAAGGCGACAAAATAATAGGCGTAGCATCCAGCGGCTTGCATTCAAACGGTTATTCTTTAGCCCGTAAAATAATATTTGAACTTATGGGGCTAAATATTAACGATGTTCTGCTATCCTCCGGCAAAACCGCGGGAGAAGTTCTGTTGGAACCCACTATGATTTATTCCGAACTTATACAAAATCTTAAAAAAAACTTCAAAATAAAAGGAATTGCCCATATAACGGGGGGAGGATTACCCGAAAACCTCATTAGAATTTTACCCGATAATATTACGGCTAAAATAGATAAAAGTTCATGGAAAATGCCGGAGCTTTTTAATATATTAAAGGAAAGGGGCGGGATTGAAGATAACGAATTTTATAAAGTATTTAATGCGGGCATAGGTTTGGCCATAGTGGTCGATAAAAATGTTTTAAATGATGCGCTTTATTTTATTAATGATTTTGAATATATAAATTCAAAGCGGTTTGCAGCCTATGAAATCGGCGAAGCCGTTTTTTCGAAAAAATCCGCAAAGGATGTCATGTTATATTGA
- the ftsY gene encoding signal recognition particle-docking protein FtsY translates to MKVFEKFKNFKDSLKKTKEALSEKVNSIFSFTKLEPADLDKLEEALVLSDISFQTANEIVEGIKKRVSKTKGGVNGQSPLTEGVIKDALKDEIKSKISKDFPGININNEKNIFLIVGVNGVGKTTTVGKLGKYYAGMGKKVIIAACDTFRAAGKEQLEVWGNRTGAYVVSGKENQDPASVAHDAVQKLKDKDFNLLIIDTAGRLHNKKHLMEELSKIKRIISKTNGRPPDETFIVIDASLGQNSLVQVEQFKELIDISGVIITKLDGSAKGGIIIDIIHKLNLPVRFIGTGESPDKISEFSPEIFADGLF, encoded by the coding sequence ATGAAAGTATTTGAAAAATTTAAAAATTTTAAGGACAGTCTTAAAAAAACGAAAGAGGCGTTATCGGAAAAAGTAAATTCCATTTTTAGTTTTACCAAGCTTGAACCTGCCGATTTAGACAAGCTCGAAGAGGCATTAGTCCTATCCGATATATCTTTCCAAACGGCTAACGAAATAGTCGAGGGAATCAAAAAACGAGTCTCAAAAACCAAAGGCGGCGTTAACGGGCAAAGCCCGTTAACGGAAGGCGTAATTAAAGATGCCCTGAAAGACGAGATTAAGAGCAAAATATCAAAAGATTTCCCGGGGATTAATATAAACAACGAAAAAAACATTTTTTTGATTGTCGGAGTGAACGGAGTAGGGAAGACCACTACCGTGGGGAAGCTTGGCAAATATTATGCCGGCATGGGTAAAAAGGTTATTATTGCCGCCTGCGACACATTTAGAGCCGCGGGAAAAGAGCAATTGGAAGTCTGGGGAAATCGTACGGGCGCCTATGTGGTATCCGGAAAAGAAAACCAGGACCCAGCATCCGTTGCCCATGACGCCGTTCAAAAATTAAAAGACAAAGATTTTAATCTGCTGATAATCGATACCGCCGGAAGGCTTCATAATAAAAAGCATCTGATGGAGGAATTATCAAAAATAAAAAGGATTATCTCGAAAACAAACGGACGTCCTCCCGACGAGACATTTATTGTAATAGATGCGAGCCTTGGGCAAAACTCTCTGGTTCAGGTAGAGCAATTTAAAGAACTTATAGATATTTCGGGGGTTATCATTACAAAATTAGACGGTTCGGCAAAAGGCGGAATAATTATCGATATCATACATAAGCTAAATTTACCCGTTAGATTTATAGGCACTGGTGAATCCCCCGATAAAATATCCGAGTTTTCCCCTGAAATTTTTGCGGACGGGCTGTTTTAA